Proteins encoded within one genomic window of Nitrospina gracilis 3/211:
- a CDS encoding NUDIX domain-containing protein → MSYKKPAVAVDLIIEVENRGIVLIERKNPPHGWALPGGFVDYGESLESAAIREAREEIQLDVRLLGQFHSYSRPDRDPRVHCISTVFLARAEGEPKAADDARNCALFPHDRLPEELAFDHAEILRDYLSNRWGTSHPAGSEPS, encoded by the coding sequence ATGAGTTATAAAAAACCAGCCGTGGCGGTGGATTTGATCATCGAAGTCGAAAACCGGGGGATTGTCCTGATTGAGCGTAAAAACCCGCCCCATGGGTGGGCCCTGCCTGGTGGATTTGTCGATTACGGAGAGTCGCTGGAAAGCGCCGCCATCCGTGAGGCCCGGGAGGAAATCCAGCTGGATGTCCGCCTGCTGGGCCAGTTCCACAGCTATTCCCGCCCAGACCGCGATCCCCGCGTGCACTGCATTTCAACGGTATTTCTGGCCCGTGCGGAAGGGGAGCCCAAAGCCGCCGATGACGCACGAAACTGCGCCTTGTTTCCGCATGACCGCCTTCCGGAAGAATTGGCGTTCGACCACGCGGAGATTCTGCGGGATTACCTGTCCAACCGCTGGGGTACCTCTCACCCGGCCGGTTCCGAACCTTCCTGA
- a CDS encoding M28 family peptidase: protein MRRSLWVGGFFMLIMAILPARLPGESDPVQKYRSILWDHLTALCDLGPRYPGSEGHAKTRAYIRNVAERYADSWKEQAFVARVGYAEELPLYNYELTFKGTGDKPPILLGAHYDTRPFADEESNSQKEARPIVGANDGGSGTAVLLAMAQYFHENPPERTVQLVFFDGEDWGRKGSDEYFLGSSYYAEQLKKEDKSTWPARVLVVDMVAQKNLKIFKEQYSFRSSPSFIEFVFDTAKELGVDQFVPMLRYSVRDDHLPFIYMKIPSVLLIDFDYPHWHTLEDTLDKCSADSMLAVFRVVLETVRRV from the coding sequence ATGCGGCGATCGCTTTGGGTGGGGGGATTTTTCATGCTGATAATGGCCATTCTGCCCGCCCGGCTTCCGGGTGAATCCGATCCCGTTCAAAAATACCGCTCCATTTTATGGGATCACCTGACGGCGTTGTGCGATCTTGGTCCCCGTTATCCCGGCAGCGAGGGGCACGCAAAAACCCGGGCTTACATCAGGAATGTAGCGGAGCGCTATGCCGATTCATGGAAGGAGCAGGCCTTTGTGGCGCGTGTGGGTTATGCGGAAGAACTGCCGCTTTACAATTACGAACTCACCTTCAAGGGCACGGGAGACAAGCCGCCCATCCTGTTGGGTGCGCATTACGACACACGTCCTTTTGCCGACGAGGAATCCAATTCCCAAAAAGAAGCGCGGCCCATTGTGGGGGCCAACGATGGGGGGTCCGGAACCGCGGTGCTTTTGGCGATGGCGCAGTATTTTCATGAAAACCCGCCGGAACGCACGGTCCAGCTCGTTTTCTTCGACGGAGAAGATTGGGGGCGGAAGGGGTCCGATGAGTATTTTCTGGGATCGAGCTACTACGCCGAGCAATTGAAAAAGGAAGACAAGTCCACATGGCCTGCACGGGTGCTGGTGGTGGACATGGTGGCGCAGAAAAACCTCAAGATTTTTAAAGAGCAGTATTCCTTCCGAAGCTCGCCGAGTTTCATTGAATTCGTGTTCGACACGGCCAAGGAACTGGGTGTGGACCAGTTTGTTCCCATGCTCCGCTATTCCGTACGCGACGATCACCTGCCTTTCATCTACATGAAAATCCCCTCCGTGCTGTTGATCGATTTCGATTACCCGCACTGGCATACTCTGGAAGACACGCTGGACAAATGTTCCGCGGACAGCATGCTGGCGGTGTTCCGGGTGGTGCTGGAAACGGTCAGGCGGGTGTGA
- the flgM gene encoding flagellar biosynthesis anti-sigma factor FlgM: MEIQGDDFKIRNKVSPEKVKGPNVKSNPTDPTSTSSSRASTGGGEQIAFSAKAQTIQKALDVAKTSPDVRTEKVNRIKSEVDNGTFHVDSEVLAESILKEILTESKFLE; this comes from the coding sequence ATGGAAATCCAGGGCGACGATTTCAAAATCCGAAACAAGGTATCCCCAGAGAAGGTGAAGGGACCCAATGTCAAGAGCAACCCGACGGATCCCACATCCACCTCCTCCTCCCGTGCTTCCACCGGCGGGGGAGAACAGATTGCCTTCTCCGCTAAAGCGCAAACCATCCAGAAAGCTCTGGATGTGGCCAAGACTTCTCCCGACGTGCGGACTGAAAAGGTCAACCGGATTAAATCCGAAGTGGATAATGGCACGTTCCATGTGGACAGCGAGGTGCTGGCCGAAAGCATTTTGAAGGAAATCCTGACCGAGTCGAAGTTTCTGGAATAA